In Hemitrygon akajei chromosome 17, sHemAka1.3, whole genome shotgun sequence, one DNA window encodes the following:
- the nudt7 gene encoding peroxisomal coenzyme A diphosphatase NUDT7: MAEYQPARTSIKERAKHALKLYDIGSKYSDLTLPRASVLVPLLIRNEELHVLLTVRSMKLHSSQGEVCFPGGKQEKKDRSDIDTALREAQEEIGLPPDQVEVICKLVPVINKDDILVTPVVAFISDTFQPQPNADEVSDVFILPLYHFLKSEEHSSTSYNSGMLLHFFTFKDRHLQKSFTIWGFTAQICIIVGYLALGQKPLFKVDFDIDNPMASMEKYLLAKYATSKL, translated from the exons AACCTCTATTAAAGAGAGGGCCAAGCACGCGTTGAAGTTGTACGATATAGGAAGTAAATACTCAGACTTGACTCTTCCCAGAGCTTCAGTGCTTGTGCCTCTATTGATAAGAAACGAGGAGCTCCACGTACTGCTCACAGTCAGATCCATGAAG TTGCACAGCAGCCAAGGGGAGGTTTGCTTTCCTGGTGGGAAGCAGGAAAAGAAAGACAGAAGTGACATAGATACAGCTCTCCGTGAAGCTCAAGAAGAAATCGGCCTTCCTCCAGATCAGGTGGAAGTTATCTGCAAGCTGGTCCCTGTCATCAACAAG GATGATATTTTGGTGACGCCGGTGGTGGCATTTATCTCAGATACCTTCCAGCCACAGCCCAATGCTGATGAAGTGAGTGACGTGTTTATCCTTCCATTGTACCACTTCTTAAAGTCAGAGGAGCACTCTTCTACTTCATACAACTCAGGGATGTTGCTGCACTTCTTTACGTTTAAAGATCGGCATCTGCAAAAGTCATTCACTATATGGGGCTTCACTGCACAGATCTGTATTATCGTGGGCTATTTAGCCCTAGGACAAAAGCCCTTGTTTAAGGTTGATTTTGACATTGATAATCCAATGGCAAGTATGGAAAAATATCTCTTGGCAAAGTATGCAACTAGTAAGTTATGA